Proteins found in one Amphiura filiformis chromosome 14, Afil_fr2py, whole genome shotgun sequence genomic segment:
- the LOC140170338 gene encoding uncharacterized protein, whose product MTSTMSAQMMANSMVTTSPSLATTEDQTLSIGHQLSTSLTLNRSMGQQGSSPSDIATTSAISPNGIITFPVTLNGLSTTLPIPVPLPHRPDSIRPTINSTILQYQNVPFTQQCNVIRPKVKQTVFEATVVSKPCLPQNIPPSTTLPANTTSSPILPPVARQQSAVPAHSQATQLSIQTLPTSVLSVTPPESHVPNMPTSAVSVLSAAILPSNTSEYINTAFLPQVTPVNTSSGLDDTASLMNLPTTHNCQIPLPLAPEAILQGTQLNGFSMPLNANLDSSQIPFPGHVNGYAFPLNGTVREAINAATIGGQYNDTYAPLKRAPGRTQLANHISSGMHMGETSFLCDVCNKVFPLQRLLKRHMKCHNASKKYQCAYCSKGFNDTFDLKRHVRTHTGVRPYKCEQCGKSFTQRCSLESHLNKVHGRDSSYSYKERRSKIFVCEECGHTTTNSDKHYDHVKVNHPESNELRRYQDKMQLKRLVMDNSSSSSGDSGGSSPTLSPEHGSNDGFPQHVESGNE is encoded by the exons ATGACATCCACGATGTCAGCACAAATGATGGCCAACTCGATGGTTACTACGAGTCCATCGTTGGCAACTACTGAAGATCAGACTCTTAGTATCGGCCATCAGTTGTCGACATCTCTGACGTTGAATCGATCAATGGGTCAGCAAGGATCCTCCCCGTCAGATATTGCAACCACCAGTGCAATCTCACCAAATGGCATTATAACATTTCCGGTAACTTTGAACGGACTATCCACTACGTTGCCAATTCCAGTGCCGCTCCCTCATAGACCCGATTCTATCCGCCCGACAATCAACTCTACGATACTTCAGTACCAAAATGTACCCTTTACGCAACAATGCAATGTTATCCGTCCAAAAGTAAAACAGACTGTCTTTGAAGCAACTGTTGTAAGCAAACCATGTTTGCCCCAAAACATTCCACCAAGTACTACACTGCCTGCCAACACTACTTCATCGCCAATTCTGCCTCCTGTAGCGCGGCAACAAAGTGCTGTTCCAGCACATTCGCAAGCAACTCAACTCAGTATTCAAACTCTCCCGACATCAGTATTGTCAGTAACTCCTCCAGAGTCACACGTGCCAAATATGCCTACCTCAGCCGTATCAGTACTATCTGCAGCCATCTTGCCATCAAATACATCTGAATATATTAATACCGCGTTTCTACCACAAGTGACGCCGGTAAATACATCGTCTGGACTTGATGATACCGCGTCATTGATGAACTTGCCAACCACGCACAATTGCCAAATTCCATTACCTCTTGCCCCGGAAGCTATACTCCAAGGGACGCAACTGAACGGCTTCTCTATGCCACTAAATGCGAACTTAGACTCTTCTCAAATCCCATTCCCTGGTCATGTCAACGGCTACGCCTTTCCTCTAAATGGAACTGTGCGAGAAGCTATAAATGCAGCCACAATAGGTGGTCAGTATAATGACACATATGCTCCTCTGAAACGTGCTCCAGGTAGAACTCAACTTGCCAATCATATATCATCAGGAATGCATATGGGAGAGACTAGTTTCCTATGTGATGTCTGCAATAAGGTGTTCCCGCTCCAAAGATTGCTGAAACGTCACATGAAATGTCATAATGCCTCGAAGAAGTATCAATGTGCGTATTGCAGTAAAGGCTTCAATGATACGTTTGACCTGAAGAGACACGTCAGAACCCACACAG GCGTCCGTCCATACAAGTGTGAACAGTGTGGCAAATCCTTCACTCAGCGATGTTCACTTGAATCTCACCTCAACAAAGTCCACGGTAGAGACAGCTCGTATTCCTACAAGGAACGTCGCAGCAAGATCTTCGTATGCGAGGAATGCGGTCATACAACTACCAATTCAGACAAACACTATGACCACGTCAAGGTGAACCATCCAGAGAGTAATGAGCTACGTAGGTACCAGGACAAGATGCAGCTTAAGAGGTTAGTGATGGATAACTCTTCGTCATCGTCTGGAGATAGTGGTGGTAGTAGCCCAACCTTGTCTCCGGAGCACGGAAGTAACGACGGCTTTCCACAACACGTAGAGTCTGGTAATGAATAA